One stretch of Chloroflexota bacterium DNA includes these proteins:
- a CDS encoding nitric oxide synthase — MYNCLTSGENFDNQRSKEAWRRRKLTNKQRLKALVVYYSGTGNTKKVADTIHNSLIDEKVESLLLRVQDASEQELYDYDLVFLGSPSIEFLPAEPVMRFIKDKLKLHRERGDIKLCAPKIPGKTAVVFCTYSGPHTGISEATTAGKYMRQFFEHLGFDVADEWYVVGQFRNWEEGNTMGRLGDIRGRPNEADLARVRSDVSKLVKAILARSR; from the coding sequence TTGTATAATTGCCTCACCAGTGGTGAGAATTTCGATAATCAAAGAAGCAAAGAGGCTTGGAGGCGAAGGAAATTGACTAATAAGCAAAGGCTGAAGGCATTGGTGGTCTATTACTCAGGTACTGGGAACACGAAGAAGGTCGCCGATACTATACATAATAGTCTCATCGACGAGAAAGTGGAGTCACTCCTGCTCAGGGTACAAGATGCTTCAGAACAGGAACTGTACGACTACGACCTGGTCTTTCTTGGATCACCGTCGATCGAATTCTTGCCCGCAGAGCCAGTGATGCGCTTCATCAAAGACAAGCTGAAATTGCACAGGGAGAGAGGCGACATCAAGCTATGTGCGCCCAAGATACCCGGCAAAACCGCTGTCGTATTCTGTACATACTCTGGCCCCCATACTGGGATAAGCGAAGCTACTACTGCGGGCAAGTACATGAGGCAGTTCTTTGAGCACCTTGGCTTCGATGTGGCTGACGAATGGTATGTAGTGGGGCAGTTTCGAAATTGGGAGGAAGGTAATACTATGGGGAGACTGGGCGATATAAGAGGCCGTCCCAATGAAGCGGATCTGGCGAGAGTGCGCAGCGATGTCTCAAAACTGGTTAAGGCCATATTGGCTCGGTCGCGGTAA